Within the Sporomusaceae bacterium genome, the region GCATACGCTGAATGAGCCGACGGCCGACCAGACTCATGGCGATTATCCCAACTGGGTGCTGTCGCTGCTGCCGCTGATCGCCGTTGTCGTTATCAATTTCGCGATGACTAAGTTCGCCTGGGATCCCAATATGCTGAAGCCTTTCCAGGGCATGGGCCTTAAGCTCCTGGTCCCGGCGGTCAAGAACGTGGCCGGTATCTGGTCGCTGATCATCGGCTTGGTGGTGGGCGTTATTCTGGCGGTGGGCATCGGCTACCGCTACCTGCCGAAACAGCCCGGCGCTCTGCAGCGCGCTCTCAACACCGGCGCGATCGGCTCGCTGCTGGCGATCATGAATACCGCTTCGGAGGTCGGCTACGGCAACGTTATCTCTTCGCTGCCCGGCTTCAAGTCGATCGCCACGTTCCTGCTGAATATCAAGCTTGGCGGCACGCCGCTGGTTTCGGAGTTTTTCACGGTCAACATTCTGGCCGGCATCACCGGTTCGGCTTCGGGCGGCATGTCGATCGCGCTGAGCATCATGGCGAAGGAGTGGCTGTCCTGGGCCAACCAGGTGGGCCTGAATCCCGAGCTGCTGCATCGCGTAGCGTCGATGGCTTCGGGCGGTTTCGACACGATGCCGCATAACGGCGCGGTCATTACGCTGCTGGCGGTCTGCGGCCTGACGCATATCCAGTCGTATAAGGATATCTGCGTGACGTCGCTTATCATCCCCTTCCTGACCGGTATCGTGGTTATCCTGATTTACACGGTCTTCGGCTTTACCGGTTGATAAACGGCAAGAAAAATCCCCGCGCCTGACGGCGCGGGGATTTTTTTGCGTCGGCTTATTTGCCGGTGAAGTTGGCTTTGCGTTTTTCGAGGAAGGCGGCCATGCCTTCTTTCTGGTCGGCGGTGGCGAAGCAGAGGCCGAAGACTTCGGCTTCGTAGGCGACGCCGGTTTCGAGGTCGGTGTCGAGGCCTTCGTTGACGGCGACTTTGCACATCTGGACGCCGACGGGCGAGCGGCTCATGATCTTTTGGGCCAGGGCTTTGGCGGCGTCCATGAGTTCCTCGGGGGCGACGATTTTGTTGGCGAGGCCGATGCGGTAGGCCTCTAGAGCGTCGATCATGTCGGCGGTGAAGAGGAGTTCTTTGGCGCGGCCTTTGCCGACGAGGCGGGCGAGACGCTGGGTGCCGCCGAATCCCGGCGGGATGCCGAGGGTGGATTCGGGCTGGCCGAATTTGGCTTTTTCGGAGGCGATGCGGATGTCGCAGGCCATGGCGAGTTCGCAGCCGCCGCCGAGGGCGAAGCCGTTTACGGCGGCGATGACAGGCTGGGGCAGGTTTTCGATTTTGTTGAAGACGGATTGGCCGTATTTGGCCCAGGCACGGCCTTCGACGGCACTGAGGGGCTGCATGTAGGCGATGTCGGCGCCGGCGACGAAGGCTTTGTCGCCCGCGCCGGTGATGATGATTGCTTTGACGGCGGTGTCTTTGGCGAGGGCGTCGGCGAGCCGGTCGAGTTCGTCCATGGTGTCGGCGTTGAGGGCGTTGAGGGCTTTAGGCCGGTTGATGGTGACGATGCCGATGCCGTCCTGGTTTTCGAAGATGAGGTTCTGGTAGTCGCTCATGTTTGTCTACCTCCCTATTTTTTTATTGCTGGTTGTAGTCGTAGAAGCCACGGCCGGATTTGCGGCCCAGCCAGCCGGCGGCGACGTATTTCCTGAGCAGCGGGCAGGGGCGGTATTTGCTGTCGCCGTAACCTTGGTAGAGGACTTCCATGATGTAGAGGACGGTGTCGTTGCCGATGAGGTCGGAGAGGGCAAGTGGTCCCATGGGGTGGTTGAAGCCGAGTTTGGCGACGCTGTCGATGTCTTCGACGCTGGCGACGCCTTCCATGAGGGCGTAGACGGCTTCGTTGATCATCGGCATCATGATGCGGTTGCCGGCGAAACCGGGGAAGTCGGATACTTTGACAGGCGATTTGCCTAAAGTTTCGGCAAGGCCTTTGACGGCGGCGAAGGTTTCGTCGCTGGTGGCGAGGCCGGTGATGACTTCGACGAGTTTCATGACCGGGGCGGGGTTGAAGAAGTGCATGCCGATGAATTTCTGCGGGCGCTTGGTGATGGCGCCGAGGGCGGTGATGGGCAGCGAGGAGGTGTTGGAGGCGAGGATGGTGCGCTCGGGGCAGAGTTTGTCGAGGGTTTGGAAGATGTCGCGTTTGATGTCCATGTTTTCGACGGCGGCTTCGATGGCGAGGTCGACGTCGCAGGCGGCGGCGTCAAGGTCGACGACGCCTGAGATGCGCCCCATGACGGCGGCTTTTTCTTCGGGGGCCATTTTGCCTTTTTCGACGGCTTTGGTGAGGTTTTTGTCGATGCCGGCGATACCTTTTTTGACGAATTCCTCTTTGATGTCGCGGAGGACGACGGTGAGGCCGCCCTGGGCCATTACCTGGGCGATGCCGCTGCCCATTTGGCCGGCGCCGATTACCAGAGCTTTTTTGAATTCCATGCTGTACACCCTCTCCAATAAATTATTTTTTTCACATATGGCCATACGCAACGAACCCCCCCGCCGCACGGTTTTCTCGTGCGGCGCGGGGGTTCCTGCTACTTCTTGAGGACAGTGGCTTTGCCGTCGATGACGACGGTGCCGTCCTGGTTGGTGACGGTGGTGCGGAAGATGAGGCGGTTTTTTTCGGGGATTTTTTCGATGGCTTCGACGGTGGCGGTGACGGTGTCGCCGATTTTGACCGGGGCTTTGAAGGCGAGCTCCTGCCCGAGGTAGATGGTGTTGCGGCCGGGCAGCGAGGTGCCGAGTACGGCGGAGATGAAGCCGGCCGAGAGCATGCCGTGGGCGATGCGTTCTTTGAACATGGTGGTTTTGGCGAATTCGGCGTCGATGTGGACGGGGTTGAAGTCGCCGCTGACGCCGGCGAAGGTGTAGACGTCGTGTTCGCTGACTGTTTTGGTCATGCTGGCTTTGTCGCCGATGTTGATTTCGGCGAAGGATATGTCGCGGACCATATTCGATTACCTCTTTTCGCTAGGCTTCCTTGATCTTGCGGAACTCTTCGGTGAGGATGGGCAGTACTTCCATGACGTCGCCGACGATGCCGTAGTCGGCCATTTTGAAGATGGGGGCGTCGGGGTCTTTGTTGACGGCGATGACGATGTCGGAGGAGGACATGCCGGCAAGGTGCTGGATGGCGCCGGAGATGCCGCAGGCGAAGTAGATTTTGGGGCC harbors:
- a CDS encoding GntP family permease codes for the protein MEILGIVLSLFLLMYVAYRGFSVILFAPILALLAASMQGFDIMPAYTELFMERAVGYVKSFFPVFLLGAVLGKVMEDTGMAKSIAHEIIQALGKERGIIAVVLSGAILTYGGVSLFVVVFAVYPFGAALFKEAGIPKRLIPGAIALGAFTFTMTMVPGTPQIQNAIPMTFYGTNAWASPVLGLLAAAITFFSGVAWLEYRRKSAQAAGEGYGEHTLNEPTADQTHGDYPNWVLSLLPLIAVVVINFAMTKFAWDPNMLKPFQGMGLKLLVPAVKNVAGIWSLIIGLVVGVILAVGIGYRYLPKQPGALQRALNTGAIGSLLAIMNTASEVGYGNVISSLPGFKSIATFLLNIKLGGTPLVSEFFTVNILAGITGSASGGMSIALSIMAKEWLSWANQVGLNPELLHRVASMASGGFDTMPHNGAVITLLAVCGLTHIQSYKDICVTSLIIPFLTGIVVILIYTVFGFTG
- a CDS encoding short-chain-enoyl-CoA hydratase, whose amino-acid sequence is MSDYQNLIFENQDGIGIVTINRPKALNALNADTMDELDRLADALAKDTAVKAIIITGAGDKAFVAGADIAYMQPLSAVEGRAWAKYGQSVFNKIENLPQPVIAAVNGFALGGGCELAMACDIRIASEKAKFGQPESTLGIPPGFGGTQRLARLVGKGRAKELLFTADMIDALEAYRIGLANKIVAPEELMDAAKALAQKIMSRSPVGVQMCKVAVNEGLDTDLETGVAYEAEVFGLCFATADQKEGMAAFLEKRKANFTGK
- a CDS encoding 3-hydroxybutyryl-CoA dehydrogenase, translated to MEFKKALVIGAGQMGSGIAQVMAQGGLTVVLRDIKEEFVKKGIAGIDKNLTKAVEKGKMAPEEKAAVMGRISGVVDLDAAACDVDLAIEAAVENMDIKRDIFQTLDKLCPERTILASNTSSLPITALGAITKRPQKFIGMHFFNPAPVMKLVEVITGLATSDETFAAVKGLAETLGKSPVKVSDFPGFAGNRIMMPMINEAVYALMEGVASVEDIDSVAKLGFNHPMGPLALSDLIGNDTVLYIMEVLYQGYGDSKYRPCPLLRKYVAAGWLGRKSGRGFYDYNQQ
- a CDS encoding MaoC family dehydratase, which codes for MVRDISFAEINIGDKASMTKTVSEHDVYTFAGVSGDFNPVHIDAEFAKTTMFKERIAHGMLSAGFISAVLGTSLPGRNTIYLGQELAFKAPVKIGDTVTATVEAIEKIPEKNRLIFRTTVTNQDGTVVIDGKATVLKK